The following coding sequences are from one Mus pahari chromosome X, PAHARI_EIJ_v1.1, whole genome shotgun sequence window:
- the Armcx1 gene encoding armadillo repeat-containing X-linked protein 1, giving the protein MMGRTREAGCVAAGMVIGAGACYCVYRLTWGKDENEKLWAEEEEEEEEEEEKSCRGKPVIGGKTEKVLKTNVGVGVGGKPQDDSKSKVEVNVGPENGSGVKKEVHPESQSGGGLEAKAKALFKTLKEQACAKAGRRIRLPNISRNRTLISSLPCPGGRGGGCHPGRTGSRARNRTSGKVKRKNRSKSNKAPATAWPVRKGKFSFPYKIDDILSAPDLQKVLNILERTNDPFTQEVALVTLGNNAAYSFNQNAIRELGGVPIIAKLIKTRDPIIREKTYNALNNLSVNSENQGKIKTYISQVCDDTMVCRLDSAVQMAGLRLLTNMTVTNHYQHLLSYSFPDFFALLFLGNHFTKIQTMKLIINFTENPAMTRELVSCKVPSELISLFNKEWDREILLNILTLFENINDNIKSEGLASSRKEFSRSSLFFLFKESGVCVKKIKALANHKDLVVKVKVLKVLTKL; this is encoded by the coding sequence ATGATGGGTCGCACCCGGGAAGCTGGATGTGTGGCTGCAGGCATGGTCATTGGGGCTGGTGCCTGCTACTGTGTATACAGACTGACCTGGGGAAAAGATGAGAATGAGAAGTTGtgggctgaggaagaggaggaagaggaggaagaggaggaaaagtcTTGTAGAGGCAAACCAGTAATTGGGGGCAAAACTGAGAAAGTACTTAAGACTAAtgttggggtaggggtgggaggcaAACCTCAAGATGACTCGAAGTCCAAGGTTGAGGTGAATGTGGGACCTGAGAATGGTTCAGGTGTAAAGAAGGAAGTGCACCCGGAATCCCAGAGTGGGGGTGGCCTAGAGGCTAAGGCCAAGGCCCTTTTCAAGACTCTAAAGGAACAGGCAtgtgcaaaggcaggcagacgcATAAGGCTTCCTAACATCTCTAGGAATAGGACCCTGATATCAAGTTTGCCCTGcccaggaggcaggggtggaggcTGCCACCCGGGAAGGACTGGCTCTAGGGCTAGGAACAGGACAAGTGGGAAAGTCAAGAGAAAGAACCGAAGCAAGAGCAACAAGGCTCCAGCCACAGCATGGCCTGTACGCAAGGGCAAGTTCAGCTTTCCCTATAAAATTGATGATATTCTGAGTGCCCCTGATCTTCAGAAGGTTCTGAACATCCTGGAGAGAACAAATGACCCTTTTACTCAGGAAGTAGCATTGGTCACACTGGGTAACAATGCAGCATATTCATTTAATCAAAATGCCATCCGTGAATTGGGTGGGGTCCCCATTATTGCAAAACTGATAAAAACAAGAGACCCCATTATTAGGGAAAAGACTTACAATGCTCTTAATAACTTGAGCGTTAATTCTGAGAATCAGGGCAAGATTAAGACTTATATCAGTCAAGTGTGTGACGATACCATGGTTTGCCGCTTGGACTCAGCTGTCCAAATGGCTGGATTAAGACTCCTTACCAACATGACTGTAACTAATCACTACCAACATTTGCTTTCCTATTCTTTCCCAGatttctttgctttgttattCCTGGGAAACCACTTCACCAAGATACAGACTATGAAACTGATTATAAATTTTACTGAAAACCCAGCCATGACAAGAGAGCTGGTCAGTTGTAAAGTACCTTCCGAATTGATTTCTCTCTTTAATAAAGAATGGGATAGAGAGATTCTTCTTAACATTCTTACcctctttgaaaatataaatgataacatAAAAAGTGAAGGGCTTGCATCCTCCAGGAAGGAATTCAGCAGAAgctcattatttttcttatttaaagagTCTGGAGTATGTGTGAAGAAAATCAAAGCATTAGCAAATCATAAGGATCTGGTGGTCAAAGTGAAAGTTCTAAAAGTCTTAACCAAATTATAA